AGACACTCAAGCAAAGACTCCCCTACCTTGTAGACGTCCCCCGCCCCGAGGGTGAGGACCATGTCCCCTTCGGCCAGCCGGGGCAGCAACCCGCCGGCGATGTCCTCGCGGGAGGCGACGAACTCGACGTCCATGTGGCCCCGGCGCCGAATGGCCCGACACAGTTCCTCGCCGCCGACACCCGGCACCGGCTCCTCGCCCGCGGCGTAGACCTCCGTGAGGATCAGCCGGTGAGCGCGGTCGAAGGCCGGCACGAAGTCGTCGAACAGGTCCTTCGTGCGGCTGTAACGGTGCGGCTGGAACACCACGGTCAACGGCCGGTCCCAGCCTTCCGTAATGGCCTGCAGCGTGGCCTCGATCTCGGCGGGGTGGTGTCCGTAGTCATCCATGACCAGTATCCCGGCCGCCTCTCCCCTGATCTCCGAGCGGCGGTGGATACCGGCGAAGACGCCCAGAGCCGCGGCCGCCTGGTCGAACTCCACCCCCAACTCCCCCGCCGCCGCAATGGCGGCCAACGCGTTGGCGACGCTGTGACGGCCCGGCATGGGCAGCGTCACGGTCCCGAGCGCGCGGCCGCGGCGCAGCACCGAAAACGTCGACTCCATGCCCCGGGTCGCCACGCATTCGGCGCTGAAGTCCGCGTCGGCCGACAGGCCGTAGGTCACCACCCGCTTGTTGACCCGCGGTATCAGCGCGCGCACCCCCGGGTGGTCCAGGCACAGCACGGCGACGCCGTAGAACGGCACCTTGTTGACGAAGGCCAGAAAGGCGTCGGCCAGGGCCTCCGGGGTGCCGTAGTAGTCGATGTGCTCGCGGTCGATGTTGGTCACCACCGCCACCACCGGCGAGAGCAGCAGGAAGGTGCCGTCGCTTTCGTCCGCCTCGGCCACCAGGATGTCGCCTTTGCCCATCTGCGCGTTGCCCGCCAGCGAGCGCACCCGGCCGCCGATGACCAGGGTGGGGTCCATGCGCGCCTCGGTGAGCACGTGCCCGATCATCGACGTGGTGGTGGTCTTGCCGTGGCTTCCGGCCACGGCGACGCCGTACTTCATGCGCATCAGCTCGGCGAGCATCTCCGCTCGCGGAATCACCGGGATCTGCCTTTCCTTGGCCGCCGTCACCTCCGGGTTGGCGAACTTCACCGCCGTGGAGATCACCACCACCGAGAGCTCCTCCGGCAGGTGGGCGGCGTCGTGGCCGATGTGCACCGCCGCCCCCAGGGCGGCGAGCCGCCGGGTGGCCTCGCTCTCCTGCAGGTCGGAGCCGCTGATCTCGTAACCCAGGTTCAACAACACCTCCGCGATGCCGCTCATGCCCACGCCGCCGATGCCGACGAAGTGCACCCGGTGACGCCGTTCGAACGGCCTGATGTCGCGCCGCGCCGGCGGGCTCATGATCCCGCCGCCTTCTTGCCGGCCGCGCCCGGTGCCGCACCGGCGCCGGATTCGTGCGGCGACCACTCCGGCACCAACGCGTGGCACTCGTCGACGATGCGCTCCGCCGCGTCGCCCCGGCCCAGACGCGCCGCCGCCTCGCCCATGGCGCGGCGCCGGCCGGCGTCGCCGTGGAGCGCGCGCAGGGTCTCCGCGAGGCCCGTGGCGCTCAGCTCCCGTTCCACGATCATCGCCGCGGCGCCCGCCTGCTCCAGCGCCAGCGCGTTGAGGCGCTGGTGGTCGTGGGCCGCATGGGGGTACGGGATCAGCACCGCCGGCTTGCCGAACAGCGTCAGCTCCGCCAGGGTGGAGGCGCCCGCGCGGCACACCACCAGATCGGCCCCGGCGTAGGCCCGGTCCATTCGGTCGATGAACGGCAGCACCTCGGCCGCGCACGGCAGCGACGCGTAGCCTTGCCGCACCCGCTCCTCGTCCGCGCGCCCGGTCTGGTGCGTGACCCGGAACCCGGCCGCCGCCTCCCCCAGGTGCGCCAGCGCGCCCAGCACGGCCTCGTTGATCCGGTGCGCCCCGGCGCTGCCGCCGAAGACCAGCAGGTGGAAACGCTCCGCTTCCCGCTCCACCTCCGGCAACTCGCGCCAGCGCACCGGCGTGCCGGCGAGCACGACCTTGTCCGCGGGGAAGTAGTCCACGCTCTCGCGAAAGGTCGTGAAGATCCGGTCCACGAGCCGGCCCAGGACGCGGTTGGTGAGGCCCGGGCGCAGGTTCTGCTCCAGCACCGCGCAGCGGATGCGCCGCGACACGCCGGCGAGCAGCAACGGACCCGACGCGTAGCCTCCCAGGCCGATGATGCACTGGGGATCGAAGCGGCGGATGATGGCGCGGGAGCGCCACAGGCTCAGGGGGATGCCGTACAGGCCCTCCAGGAGCCCCTTCAGACCGCGCCCCTTGAGACCGCGGATGGGCAGCAGCTCCAGCGGGAACTCGGTCTGCGGGACCACCCGGCTCTCGATGCCCCAGCGGCTCCCCACGAAGAGAATGCGCGCGTTTTCGTCACGCCGGAGAAACTCCCGCGCCACCGCCAGGCCGGGGAAGAGATGGCCGCCGGTGCCGCCGCCGGCTACGATCAGCCTCATGGCCGTCCCCTCCGGCAGGAAGCACTCAGGAGCATCCCCGCGACCGTGAGGTGCACCACCATGGCCGAGCCGCCGTAGCTCACGAAGGGCAGCACCAGACCCTTGGTGGGCACCAGGCCCATGACCACGCTCATGTGCACCAGCGCCTGAAGCCCCAGGAGCAGGGTCAGGCCGAACACCATCAGGCGCGTGAACGGCTCCTCGCGTTCCAGCGCCAGCCGCATGCCGCGGAACAGCAGGATGCCGAAGAGCAGGACGACCAGGAGCGCCCCCCACAGCCCCAGTTCCTCCCCGATCACCGAGTAGATGAAGTCCGTATGTGCCTCCGGGAGGTAGTGGAGCTTCTGCCGGCTCTGCCCCAGGCCCCGCCCCCACAACTGGCCGGAACCGAAGGCGATGTAGGACTGGATGATCTGGAAGCCGCTGTTGGCCGAATCGCTCCACGGGTCCATGAAGGCCAGCAAGCGCCTGACCCGGTAGTCCGCGGTCATGATCAGAAACCCGGCCACCGGCAGCGCCGCCAGGGCCACGGCGGCGAGGTGCGTCACCCGGCCGCCGGCGACGAAGAGCATCGCCATCGCGATAGCGGCAAGGATGAACGCGGAGCCGAAGTCCGGTTCGCCCAGCAGCAGCACCACGAACAACCCGGTCATCAGCAGCGGCGGCAGCAGTCCGGCCGTGAACTGCTGCAACCCCTCGGCCTTCCTGGAGAGCGTGTAGGCCAGGTAGAGAACGAAGGCCACCTTGGCAAGCTCGGACGGCTGGAACACGAACGGCGCCACACCGAGCCAGCGCTGCGCGCCGCCCCGGACCAGGCCCACGCCGGGCAGGAGCACCAGCACCAGGGACACCAGCGCGAGCACGAAGAGCGGCACGGTGAGCCGCCGGTAGACCGAGGGGGGCAGCAGGACGGCCACGCACAGGCCGGCGACGCCCACCGCCACCGCCGCCAACTGCTTGCGGAACAGGTAGGTGCCGTCGCTGAAGCGCTCCTGGGAAAAGAGGTAGCTGGTGTTCAGCACCATGGTGATGCCGATGGCGAGCAGCACCACGAGGCTCATGACCATCCAGCGGTCCATGTTGCGGATCTCGCTCATAGGGCCTGAACCAGCTCCTTGAATGCCCGTCCGCGCTCGGCGTAGTTCTCGAACATGTCGAAGCTCGAGCACGCCGGCGACAACATCACCACGTCGCCCGGACGGGCCTCGGCCCGCGCGGCGCGCACCGCCGCGGCGAGGTCCGGCACCACCACCGTGTCCGCCGACGCGCCCAGCGCCGTGCGCATGAGCGGCGCGGACGCGCCCAGCAGGATCAACTTGCGCACGCGTTCACGCACCAGCGGCGCCAGGGTGTCGTAGCTGCCGCC
Above is a genomic segment from Deltaproteobacteria bacterium containing:
- the murC gene encoding UDP-N-acetylmuramate--L-alanine ligase, whose protein sequence is MSPPARRDIRPFERRHRVHFVGIGGVGMSGIAEVLLNLGYEISGSDLQESEATRRLAALGAAVHIGHDAAHLPEELSVVVISTAVKFANPEVTAAKERQIPVIPRAEMLAELMRMKYGVAVAGSHGKTTTTSMIGHVLTEARMDPTLVIGGRVRSLAGNAQMGKGDILVAEADESDGTFLLLSPVVAVVTNIDREHIDYYGTPEALADAFLAFVNKVPFYGVAVLCLDHPGVRALIPRVNKRVVTYGLSADADFSAECVATRGMESTFSVLRRGRALGTVTLPMPGRHSVANALAAIAAAGELGVEFDQAAAALGVFAGIHRRSEIRGEAAGILVMDDYGHHPAEIEATLQAITEGWDRPLTVVFQPHRYSRTKDLFDDFVPAFDRAHRLILTEVYAAGEEPVPGVGGEELCRAIRRRGHMDVEFVASREDIAGGLLPRLAEGDMVLTLGAGDVYKVGESLLECLREQRP
- the ftsW gene encoding putative lipid II flippase FtsW encodes the protein MSEIRNMDRWMVMSLVVLLAIGITMVLNTSYLFSQERFSDGTYLFRKQLAAVAVGVAGLCVAVLLPPSVYRRLTVPLFVLALVSLVLVLLPGVGLVRGGAQRWLGVAPFVFQPSELAKVAFVLYLAYTLSRKAEGLQQFTAGLLPPLLMTGLFVVLLLGEPDFGSAFILAAIAMAMLFVAGGRVTHLAAVALAALPVAGFLIMTADYRVRRLLAFMDPWSDSANSGFQIIQSYIAFGSGQLWGRGLGQSRQKLHYLPEAHTDFIYSVIGEELGLWGALLVVLLFGILLFRGMRLALEREEPFTRLMVFGLTLLLGLQALVHMSVVMGLVPTKGLVLPFVSYGGSAMVVHLTVAGMLLSASCRRGRP